One window from the genome of Bufo bufo chromosome 4, aBufBuf1.1, whole genome shotgun sequence encodes:
- the FRRS1L gene encoding DOMON domain-containing protein FRRS1L isoform X1, which yields MRSSFDYRPQGSPCVHVRMTVCLFTSRSAMILQCRLLVGAWFFFLSSTGASPADESGTRGSRTDQGDAALDEKHQDTYGTFASEFYDLRYLSEEGYPFPTAPPVDPFARIRADDCGKTKGCFRYGTPGCTAETCDYFLSYRRIGADVEFELSADTDGWVAVGFSSDKKMGGDDVMACVHDDNGRVRIQHFYNVGQWAKEIQRNPARDEEGVFENNRVTCRFKRPVYVPRDETIVDLHLSWYYLFAWGPAIQGSITRHDIDSPPVSENVVSIYRYEDIFMPSAAYQTFSSPFCLLLIVALTFYLLMGTP from the exons ATGCGGAGCTCATTTGACTACAGACCACAAGGCAGTCCTTGTGTCCACGTGCGGATGACTGTATGTCTCTTTACTTCCCGCAGCGCCATGATTCTGCAGTGCCGTCTGCTCGTTGGGGCTTGGTTCTTCTTTTTATCATCCACTGGGGCCAGCCCCGCAGACGAGAGCGGCACAAGGGGCAGCCGCACCGACCAGGGAGACGCGGCTTTGGATGAGAAACACCAAGACACTTACGGAACTTTTGCTTCGGAGTTCTATGACCTGAGATATCTGTCTGAAGAAG GGTATCCTTTTCCCACGGCTCCCCCAGTTGATCCTTTTGCAAGGATCCGTGCAGATGATTGTGGAAAAACTAAAGGATGCTTTAG GTACGGCACGCCGGGGTGTACTGCGGAGACCTGCGACTACTTTCTAAGTTACCGTCGAATTGGGGCGGATGTGGAGTTCGAGCTGAGCGCTGACACCGATGGATGGGTAGCCGTTGGATTCTCTTCTGACAAAAAAATG GGAGGTGACGACGTCATGGCCTGTGTCCATGATGATAATGGAAGGGTGCGCATACAACATTTTTATAATGTCGGCCAGTGGGCTAAAGAGATCCAGAGGAATCCAGCCAGAGACGAGGAAGGCGTATTCGAAAACAACCGGGTAACCTGCCGCTTCAAACGCCCCGTATATGTTCCTAGAGATGAGACCATAGTTGACTTGCACTTAAGCTGGTATTATCTGTTTGCCTGGGGCCCTGCAATTCAAG GCTCCATAACACGGCACGATATCGACTCGCCTCCAGTTTCAGAGAATGTCGTCAGCATTTACCGTTACGAAGATATTTTCATGCCGTCGGCAGCCTACCAGACCTTCTCCTCTCCCTTTTGCCTTCTTCTGATTGTAGCGTTGACTTTCTACCTGCTAATGGGAACCCCATAA
- the FRRS1L gene encoding DOMON domain-containing protein FRRS1L isoform X2: protein MILQCRLLVGAWFFFLSSTGASPADESGTRGSRTDQGDAALDEKHQDTYGTFASEFYDLRYLSEEGYPFPTAPPVDPFARIRADDCGKTKGCFRYGTPGCTAETCDYFLSYRRIGADVEFELSADTDGWVAVGFSSDKKMGGDDVMACVHDDNGRVRIQHFYNVGQWAKEIQRNPARDEEGVFENNRVTCRFKRPVYVPRDETIVDLHLSWYYLFAWGPAIQGSITRHDIDSPPVSENVVSIYRYEDIFMPSAAYQTFSSPFCLLLIVALTFYLLMGTP, encoded by the exons ATGATTCTGCAGTGCCGTCTGCTCGTTGGGGCTTGGTTCTTCTTTTTATCATCCACTGGGGCCAGCCCCGCAGACGAGAGCGGCACAAGGGGCAGCCGCACCGACCAGGGAGACGCGGCTTTGGATGAGAAACACCAAGACACTTACGGAACTTTTGCTTCGGAGTTCTATGACCTGAGATATCTGTCTGAAGAAG GGTATCCTTTTCCCACGGCTCCCCCAGTTGATCCTTTTGCAAGGATCCGTGCAGATGATTGTGGAAAAACTAAAGGATGCTTTAG GTACGGCACGCCGGGGTGTACTGCGGAGACCTGCGACTACTTTCTAAGTTACCGTCGAATTGGGGCGGATGTGGAGTTCGAGCTGAGCGCTGACACCGATGGATGGGTAGCCGTTGGATTCTCTTCTGACAAAAAAATG GGAGGTGACGACGTCATGGCCTGTGTCCATGATGATAATGGAAGGGTGCGCATACAACATTTTTATAATGTCGGCCAGTGGGCTAAAGAGATCCAGAGGAATCCAGCCAGAGACGAGGAAGGCGTATTCGAAAACAACCGGGTAACCTGCCGCTTCAAACGCCCCGTATATGTTCCTAGAGATGAGACCATAGTTGACTTGCACTTAAGCTGGTATTATCTGTTTGCCTGGGGCCCTGCAATTCAAG GCTCCATAACACGGCACGATATCGACTCGCCTCCAGTTTCAGAGAATGTCGTCAGCATTTACCGTTACGAAGATATTTTCATGCCGTCGGCAGCCTACCAGACCTTCTCCTCTCCCTTTTGCCTTCTTCTGATTGTAGCGTTGACTTTCTACCTGCTAATGGGAACCCCATAA